From a region of the Odontesthes bonariensis isolate fOdoBon6 chromosome 4, fOdoBon6.hap1, whole genome shotgun sequence genome:
- the LOC142378256 gene encoding putative ATP-dependent RNA helicase DDX5 has translation MPGFSDRDRGRDRGYGGGPPRFGGGGGGGGGNRGGPPQGKFGNPGERLRKKHWNLDELPKFQKNFYQEHPDATHRPIQEIEQYRRIKEVTVKGRDCPKPIIKFHEAAFPSYVMDVISKQNWTEPTPIQAQGWPVALSGKDMVGIAQTGSGKTLAYLLPAIVHIQHQPFLEHGDGPICLVLAPTRELAQQVQQVAAEYGRASRLKTTCIYGGAPKGPQIRDLERGVEICIATPGRLIDFLECGKTNLRRCTYLVLDEADRMLDMGFEPQIRKIVEQIRPDRQTLMWSATWPKEVRQLAEDFLKDYVQINIGALQLSANHNILQIVDVCNDMEKEDKLIRLLEEIMSEKENKTIIFVETKRRCDELTRRMRRDGWPAMGIHGDKSQQERDWVLNEFRYGKAPILIATDVASRGLDVEDVKFVINYDYPNSSEDYIHRIGRTARSQKTGTAYTFFTPNNMKQASDLISVLREANQAINPKLIQMAEDRGGRGRGGRGGYKDDRRDRYSGGGRSNFGGSGYRDRDNDRGFGNGPKTAFGGSKAQNGNNYGGNSGNSGGSYGSNNYNNGNGQGNFGGPPNQGDFGNQSFQGPAQFGGMQRASQNGMNHPPFPFNSQPPPPQNQQPPPPPMVPYPMPPPFPQ, from the exons GTATGGTGGCGGTCCCCCTCgttttggtggtggtggtggtggtggaggaggcAACAGGGGTGGACCTCCTCAAGGGAAGTTTGGCAACCCTGGTGAGAGGCTCCGAAAGAAGCACTGGAACCTTGATGAGCTTCCAAAATTTCAGAAGAACTTCTACCAGGAGCACCCAGATGCCACACACAGACCAATT CAAGAAATTGAACAGTACCGCAGAATCAAAGAAGTTACAGTCAAAGGCAGAGATTGCCCAAAACCAATTATAAaattccatgaagctgcatttCCCA GCTACGTCATGGATGTCATTAGCAAACAGAACTGGACTGAACCAACTCCAATCCAGGCTCAGGGGTGGCCTGTTGCCCTGAGTGGCAAAGACATGGTTGGCATTGCTCAAACTGGGTCTGGGAAAACTCTTGCA TACCTTCTTCCTGCAATTGTGCACATCCAACATCAGCCATTTCTGGAACATGGAGATGGGCCTATT TGCTTGGTTCTGGCACCAACCCGTGAGCTGGCTCAGCAGGTGCAGCAAGTAGCCGCAGAGTACGGCAGGGCCTCTCGCCTCAAGACCACCTGCATCTATGGCGGTGCTCCCAAAGGACCTCAAATCAGGGACCTTGAGAGGG GTGTTGAGATTTGCATCGCTACCCCGGGCCGTCTCATTGACTTCCTGGAGTGTGGTAAAACTAATTTGCGCCGTTGCACCTATCTGGTACTGGATGAAGCTGACCGCATGCTGGACATGGGCTTTGAACCTCAGATCCGCAAGATAGTGGAACAAATTCGA CCTGACCGTCAGACCCTGATGTGGAGTGCCACCTGGCCTAAGGAAGTCCGTCAGCTGGCTGAAGACTTCCTGAAGGACTACGTCCAGATCAATATTGGAGCACTGCAGCTCAGTGCCAATCATAACATCCTGCAGATCGTAGATGTTTGCAACGACATGGAGAAGGAGGACAA GCTGATACGTTTGCTGGAGGAGATCATGAGTGAAAAAGAGAACAAGACCATTATTTTTGTGGAGACCAAAAGACGTTGTGACGAGCTCACCAGGAGGATGAGAAGAGATGG GTGGCCAGCAATGGGAATCCATGGGGATAAGAGCCAGCAGGAGAGGGACTGGGTCCTTAATG AGTTCAGATATGGCAAAGCTCCAATTCTCATTGCTACAGATGTGGCCTCCCGTGGATTAG ATGTGGAGGATGTGAAATTTGTCATCAATTATGACTACCCTAACTCCTCTGAGGATTATATCCACCGCATTGGACGCACAGCCCGAAGTCAAAAAACGGGCACGGCTTACACCTTCTTCACCCCCAACAACATGAAACAAGCCAGTGACCTGATCTCTGTGCTCCGTGAGGCTAACCAGGCCATTAACCCCAAGCTGATCCAGATGGCAGAGGACAGAGGAG GTCGTGGAAGAGGGGGAAGAGGTGGCTACAAGGATGACCGTCGGGATAGGTATTCTGGGGGAGGGAGGAGTAACTTTGGTGGTAGTGGCTACAGGGACAGGGACAATGATAGGGGGTTTGGCAATGGGCCAAAGACTGCCTTTGGAGGCAGTAAGGCCCAAAATGGCAACAATTATGGAGGTAACAGTGGTAACTCTGGTGGTAGCTATGGTAGCAACAATTACAACAACGGCAACGGACAGGGTAATTTTGGTGGTCCACCAAATCAGGGAGACTTTGGTAACCAAAGCTTCCAAGGCCCAGCTCAGTTTGGTGGCATGCAGAGGGCTTCTCAGAATGGCATGAATCACCCACCATTCCCCTTCAACTCTCAGCCGCCACCACCACAGAACCAGCAGCCACCCCCACCACCAATGGTGCCCTACCCAATGCCACCACCGTTCCCACAGTAG